The following proteins are co-located in the Ailuropoda melanoleuca isolate Jingjing chromosome 13, ASM200744v2, whole genome shotgun sequence genome:
- the LOC117795564 gene encoding vegetative cell wall protein gp1-like has protein sequence MGKEREKDCDQVFEAESPFPQVLCVYPSQWEPVSGRGPPLAWGRGCRVRRGPRRRGRSGGGRPLPASAAALSRARSKGPRRPRLRSAPHAPPDPDGLTPPTPDPLQLPPRPRPSIREPRPAPALSPGPHYSPHDPRSSRGPRPWRADARPSSLAPPLRTLPRALALSPKSDLRPPDPRPRPPPLISDPASALTPSPRPPLAPNSDLRPLLPGPSPQTLPRTRTPTLVPPNAAVSPWTPILACGTALTPRSQPSPLDCGPCLLIPSVAIVLSSLSDPHCRLAPDPQPEKGLGQGREPRPG, from the exons atggggaaggaaagagagaaagattgtGACCAAGTCTTTGAAGCAGAAAGCCCTTTTCCTCAGGTGCTTTGTGTTTACCCAAGCCAATG GGAACCGGTCTCCGGGAGAGGCCCACCGCTTGCTTGGGGCAGAGGCTGTCGAGTTCGGCGGGGGCCGCGGCGCCGAGGCCGGAGCGGAGGTGGGCGCCCTCTGCCCGCGAGTGCGGCCGCCCTGTCTAGGGCCCGCAGCAAAGGGCCCCGGCGGCCACGGCTGCGAAGCGCCCCCCACGCTCCTCCAGACCCGGACGGCCTGACACCCCCAACCCCCGACCCGCTCCAACTGCCGCCGCGACCCCGGCCCTCGATCCGCGAGCCCCGACCGGCACCCGCGCTATCGCCGGGACCCCACTACTCGCCTCACGACCCCCGCTCCTCCCGGGGACCCCGCCCCTGGCGCGCGGACGCTCGCCCCTCGTCCCTCGCCCCACCACTGCGAACCCTGCCTCGGGCCCTGGCCCTCTCCCCCAAGTCTGACCTTCGCCCTCCTGACCCCAGACCTCGCCCCCCGCCCCTCATCTCAGACCCCGCCTCGGCCCTCACCCCTTCGCCCCGACCCCCACTGGCCCCCAACTCTGACCTTCGTCCCCTCCTTCCCG GGCCCTCGCCTCAGACCCTCCCTCGCACCCGAACCCCGACCCTTGTCCCCCCAAACGCGGCTGTCAGCCCCTGGACTCCGATTCTTGCGTGCGGCACGGCCCTCACCCCGCGATCCCAGCCCTCGCCTCTGGACTGCGGCCCTTGCCTCCTGATCCCCAGTGTCGCCATCGTCCTATCCTCGCTCTCAGACCCTCACTGCCGCCTGGCCCCCGACCCGCAGCCCGAGAAGGGTCTGGGCCAGGGCCGGGAACCGAGGCCCGGCTGA